The sequence CAGTTGCTGCCTCTGGTGTCACTGGCCTGCCAGCTCTAAGCAAGGCCACAGACCAAGCTGGCAAATGTCAGCATGAGAACAGCAGGTCGTCCTACACAAATGTTGCAGATGTCTGAAAACTCAGAGGTGTGCTGCTGGTGTGTTGCCAGTTGCCTGAATGTGACTTGTCATCAACAAGAAGGGATATGTATTGAAAAAGCAAGGAAATCCAAGTTTTCACTTACAAAATTCATCTGGAGGTGTCGGCATTCCCATGAGACAAGATTTGAGCATTCCCTGTTAACACATGTTTACCAAAGGCGAGTGTGCGGCTCTGTCTATGAAATTAATGGAACaccttagaacatgggtaggcaaactaaggcccggggaccggatcaggcccaatcaccttctaaatccggcccacggatggtccgggaatcagcgtgtttttacatgagtagaatgtgtccttttatttaaaatgcatctctgggttatttgtggggcataggaattcattcttcttttcaaaatgtagtccggccccccacaaggtctgagggacagtagaccagccccctgctgaaaaagttggctgacccctgccttagaagcACTGTTGGCTTTTTACCATTTATCACACATCCTCTCGCTTTCATTCCAGGCCTCAAACCTGCCTTCTCTGATGGCATCAACAAATGGCCCAAGGAACTAAGCACACTTTATCGTGAAATTGGCCCAAGTTTGCTTTCATGTTACACGTTGCCGTGACAAGTTCCTACGGAACACCATTTGAAGTGCAATGAGGCTGCATTCCCCTCTGCTATTCTCATCGACCAGTAGTTACTGATGGTCTTGGAGACCCTTAAGAAAAACAGCTAGGGAGGAACGGTTTAGTTTGAGGTGATGgagtacgtaattcgttctggaggtccgttcttaacctgaaactgttcgtaacctgaagcaccactttagctaatggggcctcctgctgccgctgtgctgccggagcacgatttctgttctcatcctgaagcaaagttcttaaactgaagcactatttttgggttagcggagtctgtaacctgaagcgtatgtaacctgaagtgtatgtaacccgaggtaccactgtacagtactttgAACAACACCTCTGGCCCCACTTTATATCTGTAACAGCTGATTGGCCCAAAATTGCCCTGGGTGTGAAATCTCATGCCATACCAACACAGTAATCCTTAACAAATATGCTGGGCATCATGCTTTACAGCACAATTTCCCAAAATtgaggtctccagctgtttatggactacatttcccatcatccctgacaactggtcctgctagctggggattgatgggagttgcagtccaacaacagctggagacccatcaTTGCAAAACCTTACAGTACAGCAAGGGTGGCTAACCCATAGCTCTCcacatgctgctgaactacaagtccccACCCCTCTCCTGATGGACGTTGTGGTTCAGCACCATGTGATGGACCAAAAGGTTCCTGACACCTGATTTACAGGTTAGAAATTTAGCATTCCCTATTTTGATCATCTGTTCACTTCCTGGACTCCACCAGCTTCATAATGCAGGCAGGAGGTGCTCTTTTTGAATGCTCTCTTgcacagttatttatttatttattggacttGTATAAAAGCCTCCCTATCTGTAGAAAACTAGGGGGAATGGTTCTAAGAGGGGCCTCCTTCCTTCTGAAAATGTGTTTCTTGCCAATGCTACTGTAAACGTGGCTCTGgtgaatttcagaagccaaagGTAGAGCATAATGGAAGCTCCTTGATAAGAAGTACGATTTATGCAAAAGTTAGCAAGTCACAAATTacgcaatttttttaaaaaaagcagatatGACCCTATGCCAAAACAAATTAACAATATAATATTGTTCCTTAAGCTTCAAAGAAGGGGAAGAGCACTGGAGCAGAATACGCCCAGAACTTTCCCACCACCTGCAACATTTTCTGAGCCAAGCTGCAGCCACAAAGGTTTTCTTTGACACTTTAATAGGGCCCAAACAACTGATTCAGGTCAGCAGTAAAGTAAAAGACAGATTGTTGGTAGTTATGCAATGTTGCCGTCAGACCTGTTATCTTTGCGGCCGGATTTTCCTTGATTGACAGCATTGCAATACTTCCCTGCTTGGACTTCTTCACCCCACTTAAGGAATTTTACACCACACGGACACAGAAATATCAATGGATTGTGGCTTTATTGAGAGGGTTGTATTGCCTCTTTCATCGTATGTGCACGCCTTCATATTTACATTTAAATGCAACATATTAATAAGCAGTCTCTACTGTTAGACATTTTGCGTGTAGTGTTGCCTTAAACAGTCGTCTTTGCTGCCAGTCCCTGAGTTTACCCTGAGAGAAACCCAGCTTGCAGAAACAGTCCCAAATGCACTGAATTAAACTTTTCTTGGCacaccattatttatttattttaaccggAGAGTTAGACACGCACCCTTGCACCTTACCCACAGGGGAGGGACGACTCCATTATCAATTCTATAATTTCCCTGCTTATCCCTGCTTCCGCACAAAACCAGGGGGAACTCTTGTGAGGCAGCTAACTAAGCCAGTCCTGGCCCACTTGAAAGGGGTCCAAAAGTCAGAGCGGGTGCTCAGGAGTGTGGATGGTTGAGCTGTAGTGTTTCACTGCGATGGAGATCTTCCTGTAAACACAAAAGTGCTGCCTGGCTCTTTTGTCCAGTGCTGACTGTGGGACGAGTTTACCAGTGACAGCTCTTCCCATCTCTTCAACTAGCAGAGGAGATATTTTTGCGTGATCCGCCCGGAACTTAAAATAAACAGCCAGACTGGAGGAGGAAATCTGGAAGCAGGCTTTAGGAAAGGGAGTTGGGCTGTGTCACTGAGGAAAAGAGCGATTATCATAAAATAAGACACTGGCGAGTGGAGTGTGTATGCTCAGCGCCCACATGAAGAACGTAGCCGGTAGCCTGAGCAGTGCAAGAACACGAACTTGTGTGAAAGGTGGAAGATCCAATCATTCTTGCCCGCAACAATTACTGCCTCTTAAAAAATCCCCTTGTAGGTTCCTATTTCACAGTACTGTCCGTTAATGTGGGCCAATAACATTGCATGAGCTGAATGCTTCTTGTGTAGGGCTTTTTTTCTGAACAGGAGAGCTGTTCTGAGTGCCACGGGCTCCCATCACGTCACGGAGCAAAGTTTTGTGGCTGCACCGAGGCCACAGCAAACACAAGTGTGCTCCAGCCCTTGTGCCCCATTTCACGACGAGTTTTGCCAGGCAGCTCCTAACAGGAAGAGGCGAAGACTTCAAGAGCAGCCATTTTGTTAGGTGGGGCCAATGTTCCAGGAAGACCAAGCTGCGTCTTGCCTCTGAGCAGAAGCCGCAGCAGAATGCCGGACGGAAATATCACCGGAAGTGTGAGAGACGCTTGCAGAGCTGGGACTGTTGCCACTTTGTCACAGCAGGACCATGACTGCCGTTGCAGCTCCCAGCTTTGATGGGCCTTCCTTCTAGCATGGATTAGTACGGTGCAATTTGCCCTTTACTGTAGCCCATGGAGATGATTTCTCCACAGGCTGGCTGGCAGGCTGACTGATGCAGGACTTCCTTTGGCACATTTGGAAGCTGCCGTTTTTCAGTTTTGCTGCTGACCTAAAATAGAGGAAGGGCTGCCCAGGATCCACCTGAAGGATGGAAATCAGGTGGAGCTGCCCTCTCCCTTTCCATGCCCGTTTGCCAAGCTGCCTTCACCGTTGATACAGCTTCATGATGCCAGTCCGGTGCAAGCTCTTCCACAGCTCAGCTTCCAGCAGCATATCGTGGTTGGCATAGAAGACCAATGGCTTCTTCTCCTGCTCAAAGTAGTGGTCGGAGAATGCCCTGTAGTTGTCGGTGATGAAACCATAGGCACTGACCTGCGGGAGGggaagaagcagaggaggaggacaaCTTAGGGATGGGCGTGGACCTGAGGCCCAACCTACCAGGCTTtgtctgccacacacacacccttgccacGCACAGTGCCAAGCCACTTGAAATCtagttccaagggccttctggcggttccctcaccgcgagaagtgaggtgacagggagCCAAGTATAGCGCCTTCTCGGTAgtcactctcccatcagatgtcaaggaggtaaagaactacataacttctgaaggcagccctgtatcaggaagtttttaatgtttagcattttattgtgtttttatattctgccggaagctgcccagagtggctggggcaaaccagtcaaatgggcagggcacaaatgataaaattattattattattattcggcaCCTAACGGTGTGCTTGCGCTTTCAGATTACCCATGAAAATTGCCCCTTTTCTCCACGCAGAGACACACCGAGGTTCTAGCTGCAGGTGTTGGGAGGAAATTGATTATGTTCCCCGTTGGTGCTAGGTGTGTGAGAGTCATCTTCTCCCCTTTCCACGCAGTGTGAAGTCACCGTCACAACTAGGCTTAGGTCTCCACCCCCTAATGCTGAGTTTATCAGCTGCTGGAAAAGTTAACGGTATAAAGACTCTTACCTGATCACAGGTATGAAGAGCTGTTAGAAGCATCAGGGCTCCAGTGCTGGGCATGTAGAGATGTCCATACTGGCTGTTTATTATTTCTGACCTTAAAAACCTGTAAATAGAAGAGGAGCACAGGAGGGTGTTTATAGGTTATTAacaaaaaaagaagtttttaacCAATTGGCTGTGTCAGGTGCGAACCATGAGCCATATAAGAATCTGGCAATCAGAAAGATTTCAAATGTCCAGCCTGttcttctccctgacatgctagcaTTCCACATACAGGGAATTTTTGCCCATTGGTGTTGCCTCTCACATGATACAAAATGGAATTAAAGGCAAGATTCCTGCACAAACCCCAAGAAATTGTGTATCAGTCTTCCACCCAAATTACTCAGGTGACTCACGGTTCCCTCTGTCCCTTCCGCCAGCCAGAGATTCAAACACCATCGACAAAGAAGGGCAATCAGAATTCTACTACATATGTATGTacaagtgcatagctgtcaacgttttttcccttttttaaagggaaattcccttattccgaataggattccgcgcaagaaaagggaaacgttgacagctatggtacaaGTGTAGGGGAAGAGGActgttattattatgattattttactattaggctgtctgtcagtatgttttttactatgtttttattatgtttttatcattgatgtttggtcatttgtttttaatgttgtacaccgccctgagatcttttgaggtATATATattgaataataaaaacaaacaaacaaacaaatggtcaGTGGTGGGGAATCTCTGACCTGCTGGCCTAGTTAGACCTGGCAGAGTCCTAATTTGGCCTAATTTCCCCAAAGCTACACccacccagaagaagaagaagaagaagaagaagaagagtttggatttgatatcccgcctttcactccccttcaggagtctcaaagcggctaacattctccttttcccttcctcccccacaacaaacactctgtgaggtgagtggggctgagagacttcagagaagtgtgactggcccaaggtcacccagcagctgcatgtggaggagcggagacgcgaacccggttccccagattacgagactaccgcttttaaccactacaccacactggctctcagtgtggtgtagtggttgacgTCACAGATGACGTCAGCTGCTGGGCCAGTAAAGAAACGACCGCAAAGGAAATGGTTCAGGAGCCTTCGAGCGCACGCTCAATTGCTCCCTGATAAGTGGGGATTGTACCCATGTTTTTTAAATCTGGCTCCAAACACAAGCCCCACTGGGATTCTTTCCACTCAAACTCCCAATCTGCACTCCAGAGTGAAGCCAATCCCTGCCAAATGCAGGCATGAAGTTGGTAGTGATTAGATGACTGATGGTGACTTTAAGCCAAGCTAGAAATGGCTATGTTCCCGAGTTTCCAATCAGGATCTCTCGAATGGGGCCAATCCCTGCTGAAAGTGGGGCTTGCAGACAGCTCAGGATCTAGCCCCCTGAGCTGAAAATGTTCCCACCCTGTATGTGTTTCATGTGATAATATGTGGGTTCCCCTCACTCCCACTGACATGATATAAGTAGTCCATATATTGCTATTGGGTGGTGTCCAATTAAGTAatactcagagtggacccactgaaatcaatgtgcttatgtctgttgatttcagtggaccTACTCTTAGCATGACTTAAGTTGCATATCACCCACTGAATATATTAAAGGTGGGAAAGCCATacatctccaggtgttgctgggctCTAGCTCTTATCAACCCCAGCTCCAACATGGCCAATACGCAAGGATAAAGGGAGTTGTACTCCACCAACAGTGGTCGTGTCCTGCTAAAAAACAGGCTTTGCTGCGGTGTTCAAAGTCTCAAAACATTACCTCTCTGTTAGGTAATGCACGAATTCAGGGTGCAGCAACTTGAGCTTTCCTGCAGATGCCTCAGATCCAAAATATTGTTGTGGCCTGTGGAAATAgagcaaataaaaatagttttgttACATGACAACAATTAGACAGCTCTGAACTGATCCTGTGACTGGGGgagaaaaacaatacagtacataAAGCAGAAAAACTGCACCATTTGTCAAGCGCCATGATAAAAATACTAAAAATGGATGGCGTAAAAATTAAATAACTCTCCAGAAATCTGGAACAGGAAATCCAAATGGTATTTGCAGAGGGAAATGGAACCCATCTGCACCTGCTGCTGGATGAGGTCCAGGAGAAGGGATTTCTGCTTATTCCTCCTTCCTACCTGCTGTCCAGAGGTTGAGCTACTGAATTGGTGCTGAAAACCTTCCATCTCCCTGCATGCCTCAAGCTTCCAGCCTACCCTGCGCTTGCCCCTCTTAGATCACTAATGTATGAAGAGTTCATGGAACGTGGGTGGGATTGAGCTTGCAGTATTGCCAGTCAGAGCTTTTAAAGCAATCAAGGGATATTTTGGTGAGAAAcacagagcaagagagagagatgagagagagGTCAGAGAATCATTGCAGGCAATTTTAGAAAAGGAACCGGAAaggtaaaataaaatgaaactttaAAAGATTCTTCAGTGCTGATGAGAAACTCTGCAAGACCAGTGTCACACCACTGACATGGGAGTTCAATCTTAGGACTTCCACACGACACGGAATACAATCTCATGATACAATAGCTCTGGTTGGGTGTTCTGGAAGTGAGGCTATGTTGCACCTCCCACTGTCATCTGTGCATATTGTGCAAACATCTGAAAGGAGGGCGCTATCATGTGTCTACAGGCTTCCATGTGACCTAGAACCCCACCTCACACAATCAGGAACCATGAGCAACTGAGGTTCTACATCATGTAGAATCCTGTACCTGCAACAACTCCCTCCCCACTTCAGACATTTGTGCTGGATGCGAAGATACCTAATTCAGTGCAGCCTTGCTTCCTGATTGCAAATTCCCTTCAACCCGTGAGTGGAATGCCTGAAAAATAGGGCTGGCATCACTGAAGACTGAAGGAAGCACATCTACAGTTGTGGAGACATGCGCTACAACTGCACTACGATCCTCAGAAGTGTGATTTTGTGAGAACAAGATAACATGATCTTTTTTAGCAATGGGGTCTGGCTGCTGAAAAACCTATTTACTGCAGGGTTAGCTTGCCGGCCTGAAAGGTTGCCCTCTGAGCTGCCTCAGTAGGAACTGGAAGCACAGAGACATTAAGGCTGAACAGAAAGCAGAGTGCAAAAATGTGACCAAAGGGATGTCAACACTAAGAACTAACAGCGGCTGATGTTCctagctgaatctgctctggatgtCTCCAGGAGGACTGAATGCAAGGACAGAGAAGCAGACAAGGAGCACCTACTTACTCATCGCCCTTGTCATACCCCTCTGGGACCGGAGTGCCCAATATGGCGGATCTCAGCATGATATAATCTCGTAGATCTGAGGGGATGAAAATGTAGCGGATGTCCTGAAGCAAAAATAGGGGAGGAATGCAAAACACAGAATAGAAACTTAAGAATTGCACGTGGCacccacaacaaaatgttgctgtaTGGGTTCCAGGGTGTCAGCCAGCCATATATAGACTCTTTTCCAGATACTCCATCCATTCCTGGCTCCTGGTTTTCCATTCCCACTCACCTTTGAAGAACAGATAAGATTATCGATGTATGTACCTTGCCCTGTGGTATCTGCGTGAAGCCATATTCTGCATAAGCAATGAGGGAATTCTTCATGGTGTTTACTGTGAAACCATAGAAGGAGATTTTTGTCCCAACATCTTCCTCGAAGCCTTTGATCACTGCCCCATTAAGCCTGTAAGGGGTATTTTCAGACATACATAGGTGTTAACCAGAAGAAACAACAGATTcaagattttatttttgtttggcaAGCTCTCTGACGGGGGTTTTCGGGGAGCTTTTTACACCTATACCCATCCGCAAATTGGATTTGGGTCCCTACTTAAGAGGAAGGGATGCCAACCCCATTGTACCTGAAGACAAAGTCATGAGCGTCTATCTCCTTGCCTTGACGAGAGCCGTTCAGAATCCCACCGTTCCCAACCACAGCACAGCGGCTGCAGCCATCAGGGAGCCCGGTCTTGCTGAAGAGCCTACCGCTGGCAGAGTCATTGAGGAGCTGCACGGTGGACGCAATTGCTGCCAATCAGAACACAGAGATGCACATCAGGAGAAGGGCGGTACCAAGCACAAAAGGCTGATGGATGCGTTCCCTCTCTGCCACCCCAATGATTGCTTGTGTCATTCTTTGCTGCCAACCACTTTGGGCAAAGTGGATACAGAAGGAACTATGAATCTCAGAAACTGACTAGTTCAAAACAAATGGTACAAGCTAGTTTGTTTACTACATCAGGGAATTGAACATAATGAGCTTCTGATCTGTTTGACTTCCACAGACCCCTGAAACATCCATGAATTGAATTTTGGAACAGCTTAATATACATAGTATGTTGAGGATGTCTTAACGCTATCTCCACCAAATAAAACATTGCTTACTTATTTCCCCAGCATAAAgcagcttttggggtgggggttcttTTGTTCAAAATCAATGAGTAACAGTTCATGATGAATCAATTGAGAACTGCAGCAAGTTGATTAATGGCTTTGAGTCATTCTTTTGAATAACTCATTTTGTGGTAGCTCAAACTCCTGCAGATAATAGAGATGAAGCGTTTGTTTGAGGTGCCTTAGTTCCTTCTCTTACCCCTTCTTCCAGATGGAGCTCCCCACTTTTTCCTCTCAGTGATACCGTCAGGGCAGGACTATGTGGGCAGAAGGCACAGGGCCCCACTTAGCAGGAGAAGCCTTCAAATGCAGCAAAGTGGGTGTCCATTTTGAAGTAATACACACCACCATCTAAGGCAAGGCCACCATCTAAGGCATTTTTATGTGGGTTCCTCTCACTCCCATCTGTCCCACCAACATGAAACACGCAAGTAGGACATAAACTGGGTCTCACCCTagggacactgaggttcagctccgagggcctactggtggttccctcactgcaagatgtgaggttacagggaacaggcagagggccttctcgctagtggcgcccaccctgtggaatgccctcccatcagatgtcaaggaaataaacaacttttagaagacatctgaaggcaacccagtttagggaagtttttaatgtttgatgttctgtcgtgtttttaatagtctattgggagccgcccagagtggctggggaagcccagtcagacgggcggggtaataataataataataataataataataataataataatatacacagAGTGGACCCACTGAACTAAATGAACTTAAATTGACTGATTTTGGTGCATCGGCTCTGAGCATGACATAAATTGGATGACTTCCATTGAACAgctgcaaccctccagatgttgttgcactccaactcTCAATAGCCCCACCCAGAGTCCAAAGTTGCTTAAATGCACCACAGTTCCCCATGCGACCGGTTACAGAGTGGGGTGCAGGGAGCTGGGGAACTCCAGGAAAGGTGCTTTGCCACTGTGGCTTCTGTGCTGAACTCATCTCAAGGCAGAAGCTTTCACACTTCCAAAAACTCTCTGCAGCCAGTTTCCCCCCTACACTGCTCCTTTGATTTGAAGCATGTCCCACATTCACTTCCAGTTAAGAGATTCAGGACATCAGCTGGCCAGGCAGACAGCATGcctggaagaaaaggaagagtgGGCAATGTGGTAGGAAGTGAGGTAATTCCCAAAAGCCAATGGCCAcgagcagcagcggcggcagcagcagcgacaACAATGGAGTAGGTTGTGCCAAATGCTTTTGGTTCAAGTTAATCATCACAAAGACACTGGGACCTTTCATTCGGGAAAATGTCACAAGGCGTTGATACCAGTgttttcaaaggcttcctctccCTTCAGATCTAACTCTTTAAAGAGATGCCAGAGCCTGTGTGAAGCCCGCCGTCAAAATGATGACACTTGCAAACATTGGGACATTGCTGAGAAAGTAGAACGTTGAAAATTCATTTGGGTTTGAGCAGCTGATAGATGAAGAAagactttcttttccttttcttccgcTACCTATTTCCCCATGTCCTTCAGTTGTTGCTGATTCAGAGAAGGCAcccttttttatatacagtggtacctcaggctacatacgcttcaggttacagactccgctaacccagaaatagtgcttcaggatgagaacagaaatcgggctccggtggcgcggcagcagcaggaggccccattagctaaagtggtgcttcgggttaagaacagtttcaggttacgtatggacctccggaacgaattaagtacttaacccgaggtaccactgtataggatgctCACTGAATACATGCAGAACGAGCAGAGAGGAAGGATGCTTCTTTTGGGTCGCATAAATTGTGAGCAACATCACTCCTCAACATCTGATCAGGGGAGGTATATCATTCCTGATAAGGATCAGTCACCCCCTTCCCCATCACCTCAGTCTGGATCAGGCAACCTGGATATGTGATGTACTCCACTGGCTGTGGGGCAACTCCCATGTGGGAAGCACCAAGAAGTAGCAGTGGCATGTGGGCATAAAGAGGAAAAGAGATTCTGGGTGCAGCTGCAGATAAGATGTGTGGAAACTACATGCAACAACGCTGATCCTGGGCTTTAGAGCCTTTAGGTGGGAAAATGCTTGGCATGGCTCTGCCCTCTCTCTCCAAGTCAACAACAGTGATTCAGCTGTCGGGAAGCCAGGGAAACACTGCCAACCTGCCCCGCTGTCCGTTACTGGGTTACATGAGAAATCAGGGATAGGGGACCATTTCAGCCCAATGGACCAGATCTTTATTTCTCagggccaactttgacagctggGTTGAAGAGAGGGGACTATTTTCTTTTGGGGCaggaatgtgttgttgtttttagaagcCCACCTATGTTTTCAAATCGTTCAGCACATGGAAATTCTCTGCATCATCACTGGTTGTGATCCACGGAAATAAACACAgatcaaaaaattaaaatgtatgaTTAGGCAGAAACGGGATGTGCACCCCCGGTTAAGGCACGAGCCATGGCTGAATGTGAATGAGGAGCACGTGTGAGCGGCACGCCCTGCCTTATCACTCCTCCCCTAGCGCAAGTGGAGCGAGGAATCATGAGCTACGACCTTACAAACTTAATGCTcatgttttatttctctcaaacaAACCATGACGGGGAAGCAAAAGAACAAAACATTGGCTTCAGATACTGCTTTGTTTGGAGACAAACACCTGGCTTAGAGGTCCCAGCAAGGCAAGGGTCATGATGTGTTGCTCATGCCAGGGGATGAGTGAAGCGGGAGCGATTTGGCAGCAAGCTTTTATGGCTTACCATGTTGTCCAAACATGACTGCTGAGGTTATGAATACCAGCATCAATTAATGGAGTGTGCCAAGCACAGGACCCCAAGAAAGGATGTATTCTTGCTTCATGTGTTCTAGTACCATCTGGCAGGCACTGGATGGTATGAAGTTCCCTGGGCATTACAAAAAAATTGCCATAGGCAATCACTTGTTCGCACTTATCAAGATTGGCTCATGTGTATTTATGCCACCAACACCTCCTGGAGCAGAGCCTTGTGAGCCTGGTTTAGAGCTAGGGTAATTAGATTACAGTGCATGCATCCAATGTAGCCCACCATACAACAGAGTAGCCCTCTAGAGCCATGTCCCCAGCCCATTACCTGAATATGACAAGCCACGCCAGCCGTAAGGGACTTTGTGCTCTTTTAGCTTCTCCCAGGTCTCCGGGGTGAAGTGCTGCTTCTCCATCAGCACCGGGATGCCAAAATCAAACTGCTTCCTCATCGTTGGGTCCACCTTTACTTTGGACTTCAGTGAGTGGGGACACAAACCGGACTGAGAAAGGCTTGGCGTGAGCAAATCCTAAAGTGGTAGAAGTTAACACCAATCAATATTTCTTTGGAATATTTACTTAGGCAGGTCACAGTGAAGACTGGCAAAGAACATAGAACAACCTTAACAAAGCCCCAAATTATATACAGGAGTTCTCGGTTACAACACTATAAACACATGTTCATTGATGAAAATGTTGCAATGCTGCAAACATTCCTGCACTCGGAAAACTCAAATGCTGAGATCAGGGGCAATTTTGCCAAATCAAGCAAAGAAACAGGACTTGAAAAAGCCTGTTGACATCTTTGGTTCTTGCCCAATGGCAGTGACAGAACCACAACAGACCACTGAACCCAAAGGGGAGGAAACGGTAGTCGGAGCAACGTtgtacaggggtttgggctaCACCCTCTGGGTTTGCTTAGCCTGAGCAGCTGCACTAAACGTAATGTGGGATGAAGCCACGCAGGAGACTGGAACAGGTGGGAAGTCAGGTGTGCTGAATCAGTGCATCTGATCTCTTAACAGTTTTTCCGTGTCCtgagaaggggctgctggatttcTGTTGTCTGTTAAAACTTCAGTGGGCAGCAGCTATCAGGTCACTAGTCCAGGGAATTATGCCTGTACTGAAGGTACATTGTTGACTGTTAAGGGTTTATGCTGCTCAGGACTAAACAAATGTTCCGCCTACACAGACACAAACCACTTGTGTAgcagttttgctttgctttgccctTTCTTTGGGGTCAGCTCTTTCCTGCATCCCATAACACTTGATAGTACAGGAAGGAAGGGACTGTATGACTATTGTCAAGCTGCACTGAATATTGAACAAAGAAATGGTGGAGTATTGTAAACACCAGAATGGGGTTGGGGGCAAGAATCAGGGTTTAAGGAACCGTTTTTCTCTCCTCCTTGTGGGTCAGAGGAGAAAGCCTAAGATTTGTGGTTCTTCCTCCTTTGTTGTGACTCATGAGAGGAAAAAAATACATGTTCTGGGATGTGGGGTTGGAGATCAACACTTTTTCACTTCTCGGCAACTCTGTAAAATAGCATTCCATACCGTCATACAAGTCAGATAATTTAGTGCACTAAACGAAGCATTCCAAATTTACTTCTATGGATCCGCATGAGCTTAAAGTCAGAAGTTAAACAGCAGCGAAGAATCGTATTCCTAGCTCCCACTGTTTGATGCATTTGCACTGGCTATGTAAATACGCTGCCCATGATTAAAAGCCTGCCATTAACATCAAAGGCAGATTCACACGGGCTGCACAGA comes from Podarcis raffonei isolate rPodRaf1 chromosome 2, rPodRaf1.pri, whole genome shotgun sequence and encodes:
- the ST6GALNAC2 gene encoding alpha-N-acetylgalactosaminide alpha-2,6-sialyltransferase 2, which produces MGSARWKRLCLLFLIGITFSVIFYGHYYTTTDSSRLLQQETLGPAQAEIPQDVRNHSLPRESITKRGNPTKNSSERGILNHPKEKDLLTPSLSQSGLCPHSLKSKVKVDPTMRKQFDFGIPVLMEKQHFTPETWEKLKEHKVPYGWRGLSYSAIASTVQLLNDSASGRLFSKTGLPDGCSRCAVVGNGGILNGSRQGKEIDAHDFVFRLNGAVIKGFEEDVGTKISFYGFTVNTMKNSLIAYAEYGFTQIPQGKDIRYIFIPSDLRDYIMLRSAILGTPVPEGYDKGDEPQQYFGSEASAGKLKLLHPEFVHYLTERFLRSEIINSQYGHLYMPSTGALMLLTALHTCDQVSAYGFITDNYRAFSDHYFEQEKKPLVFYANHDMLLEAELWKSLHRTGIMKLYQR